The following coding sequences lie in one Alkalispirochaeta americana genomic window:
- a CDS encoding carbohydrate ABC transporter permease: MKISIVERNLLIFVLLFIMILSVFPFLFMFIIAMKSPGESVTGLSSLYVLSPTFDNFIRVNQIIPLYRNMLNSVVVSSFGALTTVFFCALAGFAFAKYEFPGKEVMFFVMIATMMVPEETSVIPVFIIIRNLGWVNNLLSLIVPKIATAIGIFYMRQYITAFPSSVMEQSRIDGCGEFRIFWNIVLPNITPALAAWGSISFIVRWNELLWPLLFMRSRVMYTLTVAISLLPTAEGLSTPWQVIMAGAAVSVIPLIGIYFMLQRFQIAGLMTGSLKG; encoded by the coding sequence ATGAAAATAAGCATTGTTGAGCGCAATTTGTTAATATTTGTACTTTTGTTTATCATGATCTTATCTGTTTTTCCTTTTTTGTTCATGTTTATCATTGCAATGAAGTCTCCGGGAGAGAGTGTTACGGGATTAAGCTCGCTTTATGTTTTGAGTCCGACATTTGATAACTTCATTCGTGTGAACCAGATTATTCCTCTCTATCGGAATATGTTGAATAGTGTTGTTGTGTCATCATTTGGAGCTCTCACGACGGTGTTTTTCTGCGCTTTAGCAGGATTTGCCTTTGCGAAATATGAGTTTCCTGGAAAAGAAGTCATGTTTTTTGTGATGATTGCTACAATGATGGTTCCTGAAGAAACGAGCGTAATTCCAGTATTTATAATAATTAGGAACTTAGGTTGGGTTAACAACTTGCTGTCTCTCATTGTTCCAAAAATTGCTACTGCAATTGGCATATTTTATATGAGGCAGTATATTACGGCTTTTCCGTCTTCTGTCATGGAGCAGTCCCGTATCGATGGGTGTGGCGAATTCAGAATATTCTGGAACATCGTGCTTCCAAATATTACACCTGCTCTGGCCGCATGGGGATCGATTTCTTTTATTGTCCGATGGAATGAACTCTTGTGGCCATTGTTGTTCATGCGTTCAAGGGTCATGTATACGCTAACTGTGGCAATCTCGTTACTACCAACAGCTGAAGGGTTGTCCACTCCATGGCAAGTTATTATGGCTGGAGCGGCGGTATCTGTTATCCCCCTTATAGGGATCTATTTCATGCTCCAGCGGTTTCAAATTGCAGGACTTATGACAGGTTCTTTGAAGGGATAA
- a CDS encoding carbohydrate ABC transporter permease produces the protein MRVDSLWARMWKHRIVYMFIAPYFVLFVLFQLIPLVWSFVLSFHQWSGLGNMDFIGFENYQRMLSSEQFQKALINTVFYWIVSVSTIIPISLFLACIIDSSWLKKRELIQTVLFLPYIVSWVAAALIFRMIFDHEVGLVNIIFVYFGFDPQPWLISTRLSKIPISVLIIWRLVPWYMLIIYSGLKSVDHQYYEAAFIEGANAFHRLVKITIPLISTILSFCFITLTIESFRIFAQPYALTRGGPGNSSMSIVQYLYVNGFEFFNLGYASTIGYALALILLLVSSLQIKSMTRRNKEMSM, from the coding sequence ATGAGAGTCGATAGTTTATGGGCAAGAATGTGGAAACACCGTATAGTTTACATGTTCATTGCTCCCTACTTTGTTCTTTTTGTCTTGTTCCAGCTGATTCCGCTTGTATGGTCCTTTGTGCTGAGCTTTCATCAATGGTCAGGGCTTGGCAACATGGATTTTATTGGTTTTGAGAATTACCAAAGAATGCTCTCAAGCGAGCAATTTCAAAAAGCCCTTATAAATACAGTCTTTTATTGGATTGTGAGTGTTTCTACAATAATACCAATTTCTTTATTTTTGGCCTGTATTATCGATAGTTCATGGCTGAAGAAAAGAGAGTTAATTCAAACTGTATTGTTTTTGCCGTACATTGTTTCTTGGGTCGCGGCTGCTTTGATATTTAGGATGATCTTTGATCATGAAGTTGGTCTGGTAAACATAATATTTGTTTATTTTGGATTTGATCCACAGCCTTGGCTTATTAGTACAAGATTATCAAAGATTCCAATATCTGTTCTTATTATATGGAGGCTTGTTCCTTGGTACATGCTGATCATATATTCTGGACTTAAAAGTGTTGATCATCAGTATTATGAGGCGGCTTTTATAGAGGGGGCAAATGCCTTTCACCGCTTAGTTAAGATAACTATTCCTCTTATTAGCACTATTCTGTCTTTTTGCTTTATAACTTTAACTATAGAATCTTTTAGAATATTTGCTCAGCCTTATGCTCTAACACGAGGAGGGCCAGGTAATTCATCAATGTCTATTGTTCAATACCTGTATGTAAATGGTTTTGAGTTCTTCAATCTGGGCTATGCATCTACCATTGGGTATGCCCTGGCTCTTATCTTGCTTTTAGTGTCATCCCTGCAAATCAAATCAATGACTCGTCGAAACAAAGAAATGAGCATGTGA
- a CDS encoding L-cysteine desulfidase family protein has protein sequence MENINLKLLAMLRRELVTSVGCTEPAAVALACATSRRYLCDELAKLSIVVSKDVFKNGFKVGIPGSSQKGLFIAAALGYLFGDSETELEVLSGISSESLPHAEKLVKSGMISIDIDHRYDGLYIKVVAEGDHNSSEVVIQHEHNHVTYIATNGGVIFENLNAGNAGQPNCQEVLDEVSPERIIRFADEVPIEDIAFIYDAAVVNLEAARQGMAQGWGLNIGKTLLSIDDGFEGSSTDLTMSGITRASAWAAAASDARMSGNSCPVVINSGSGNQGITASLPVLSIAKDLGMKKEIVTRALAVSHLMALYQKHFSDRISAFCGVVTAATGAGCGTAYMMGGRLPEIEDTINTALGGISGMICDGAKPSCAMKIALAVQNGLLACVLSLKGKRITPGEGIVAKDACTTIRNIGVLARDGMCRTDEIILQIMLNGDLSSTSNVGPSEESLV, from the coding sequence ATGGAAAATATCAATCTAAAACTTCTCGCTATGTTACGAAGAGAGCTTGTTACCTCTGTAGGATGTACTGAGCCCGCTGCAGTAGCCCTTGCATGCGCAACTTCAAGGAGGTATCTCTGTGATGAGCTTGCGAAGCTTTCAATTGTTGTTAGCAAAGATGTTTTCAAGAACGGGTTCAAGGTTGGAATTCCGGGGAGTAGTCAGAAAGGGCTGTTTATCGCGGCTGCCTTGGGCTACCTGTTCGGTGATTCCGAGACAGAACTTGAGGTTCTTTCTGGCATCAGTTCCGAGTCCCTTCCACATGCTGAAAAGCTTGTGAAATCAGGAATGATTAGCATTGACATTGATCATAGATACGACGGTCTATATATAAAAGTTGTGGCCGAAGGTGATCACAATAGTTCCGAAGTGGTGATACAGCATGAGCACAATCACGTTACCTACATTGCGACAAATGGGGGCGTTATATTTGAAAATCTGAATGCAGGAAACGCAGGCCAACCAAATTGTCAGGAGGTGCTTGATGAAGTTTCTCCTGAACGAATCATCCGTTTTGCGGACGAAGTGCCAATTGAAGATATCGCCTTCATCTACGATGCTGCTGTAGTCAATCTAGAGGCGGCCCGGCAGGGCATGGCCCAAGGGTGGGGTTTAAACATAGGGAAAACGCTGTTATCGATTGATGATGGATTTGAAGGAAGTAGTACTGATCTTACAATGTCTGGAATAACGCGAGCCTCGGCTTGGGCTGCTGCGGCTTCCGATGCCCGGATGTCGGGAAACAGCTGTCCCGTGGTTATAAACTCAGGAAGTGGAAATCAAGGTATTACAGCTTCGCTACCAGTTCTCAGTATTGCTAAGGATCTCGGTATGAAGAAGGAAATTGTGACGAGGGCTCTTGCCGTCAGTCATCTCATGGCTCTGTACCAGAAGCATTTCAGTGATCGAATTTCCGCTTTCTGCGGGGTGGTCACAGCTGCGACGGGGGCGGGGTGTGGAACTGCATATATGATGGGAGGCCGACTACCTGAAATTGAGGATACCATTAATACGGCTTTGGGAGGAATTTCAGGCATGATATGTGATGGGGCAAAGCCTAGTTGCGCGATGAAAATTGCATTGGCTGTGCAAAATGGCCTCCTGGCATGTGTCCTCTCTTTGAAAGGCAAGAGAATTACTCCCGGGGAGGGAATCGTTGCTAAAGATGCCTGTACAACAATAAGAAATATAGGAGTCCTTGCAAGGGATGGTATGTGTAGAACCGACGAGATCATCTTGCAGATCATGTTGAATGGTGATCTTTCATCAACCTCTAATGTGGGCCCCTCTGAAGAAAGCTTGGTATGA